The Monomorium pharaonis isolate MP-MQ-018 chromosome 5, ASM1337386v2, whole genome shotgun sequence genome segment aaaaaaaaagatttttttttaccctcTAATGTAGACGCTCCCCTTAATAAACAGATTCTTGCCATGGGCAGAAGCCTCTTAAAAGAAACATCAGTCCAAACAGTATCACGAGCATTTTTTGACAACTGGATCTTATGATACGGTGCACCAGAAATTCTCACTATGGATCAAGGCGCGCAGTTTGAGTCTCAATTACTTAATGTATTCTTGTCGCTAATCGGTTGCCAACGCATTAAAACAACAGCGTACCATCCGGCTGCAAATGGAGTAGAACGCTGGCATCGTTCTCTAAAAGCAACGCTAATGTGCCACACAGATAGAAACTGTGCCAGACAATTGTCCACAATCCTATTAGGCTTGCATACGCACGTGCGTTTAGACACAGGTGCATTCCCCGTGGAATATGTATACGGCATGACGCTCCGAATACCTGATGAATTCTGCCTCTCCGATCTTGCGCCGAATCCGTAGATTTTTATAGAAGAGTTTCGCAAGCATATACGTAACTTAAGACCAGTTCCAGCAGCACATAAACACAAGAAATGcgcatttttctattaaaaaaaaaagacactcATGCTTCCATATATTTCTGAGGACAGGGATCGTAAAAAAACCACTAGAACGCCCATATACGGGTTCACACAAAGTATTAGTGCGATTAAACGATCAGAATTACCAAATAGATGTTAACAGTACCCCGCGCGTCGTCACGACGGAATTACTGAAACCGGCGCACTTTATTCCTGAAAATCTCTTAAATGAGACCCCAGAAAACGCGTCGTCGGACGACTCGAAGCCGGAATATAAAAAACCATGTAAACTCTAACAAAAGAAACTGTAATTTAGTTATAAGAAAACCATATAAACCTGCAACAGAAAAAGACTACACTAGGAGTGCTTTCCGACTGAGGTTGTTTCGCTCTGGGATAACTATGTAAAGGTGTGACGTCACACTTCGACTTTTGTCCAGCGAATCAGAACAACTTTAGAAGTTTTTAGTATGTACACGAAATTGAAACTTGATGAAAGAAAagtaagaagaaaataatgaacaaaaaaggGCAAAAATTTGAGTTACCAATTACCCCCGATAATTACGATGTTGTAATTGACATcaacaaatgtataataatgaaCGAAAACGGAGATGTATTGGTCCAGCGAAAAATAGGGATATATTTGCGTTTTAGTTGCCGTTATaggttataaataaaatatatctaacgtattgttacgtccagccttaagaaatttaatctgtTTCGGATACGCAGGTAAGGCAAGGAAGAACGCAGCAAACTTAtagaattcccgtaggcacacaATAAGAGAGGGTAGGTGCCCTGGGTCGAATACACTTTTTACAACGCAGAATATGGGTCAGCGTAAGCCGTTATAACCCTGTTTCTGGGTCATGCGCTTGTGATCCAAGTTTTCAGTCAGTGAATTGAATCACTTTAACTCGGGACTGGACCTGGTGCAATCTTTGATCGGGGATTGGAGATCCGGGGgtagtttttgaaattaaatagttaaaaaaaattatttaaaaactacatataaagaatttattttaacgttttagtacattaaaattagCGCTGAAgtcatgttttataaaaaatactattaatattgcCGGTATAATATTGGGTAGATTTGCATggatacaataataattttaatgctggttaacataatgataaataagaaatttaatattaaaaaatgaacaaGGTAACAGAATAATAATTCGAATGAATAGGGcaacatacataataataatagtttataaatCGGCTAAAATAATTCGAAAGATCGGCTAACATAATCACAGATAATCAAAGATtagatattgtaataataattttaaagatcgGCTAAGATAGTTagaataatctaaaatttagatattataattacaaaataattattaagatcgGCTAAAAAgctaatacaattattttttcttttctaaatcgGGAGGAGATTTGTATGTCAAGGTAACTCTTCTACTATGGCGTATGAAGGGGGAAAGAAGTTATAGAAAAAGTCGGCGGGGATAGTAAAAGGATCGAAATAGTAAGGTGTAAATACCAAAATAGGATCGTTAGGAGCGAGGGCGGGTAGTATGTCTAGAAGGACTTCCGGATCAATCGCTTCCGGATTAATTGTAAGGTCTCGGAAATGGTGGAGAAAAGGATCTAATTTGAGAGGAAACTGCtctaaaatttctaataaggAGATTTGGGTGCCACCGTAATAGTAATATCTTGGACGGGGAGGTAGGAGGGGGAATTTGGCTAAAAACTCAAGGGATGGTGTAGGTGAAGGTGGCGGAGGAACCTCTTCTGGTTTGGGAGAACTGATAGGGGAATAGTGAGGtgagggaggaggaggtgaagaaaattgtttatccGAGACTAGGTGCTAGAATCCGAGACCGTGGCGAAATTACAAGTGTTGTGGGCGCTATCTTCGGATGTTTGGACGATGACcgcctctgaatccgcgcaccggaactaccggtcggactctcgagcgaCAGCCtttgaatccgcgcaccggaacgcccggtcggactctcgagcaacaggctctgaatccgcgcaccggaatgctcggtcggactctcgaatgaccgtctctgaatccgcgcaccggatcggccggtcggactctcggaGGGCAGGGTCGAAGTCCGCGTTTCCCGTCGAAAGTGAACAGCCCTCTGAACGCGAAGTGAGCGTGGTAGGGTCCGGATAAGCGCGAGCCCGCCTGATCGCCCGTCTCCGTTTTCTTTTTAGATTCGACCGATTACGATGGAAGAAACTATTGTCCACTACAATTTTaagtttgattttatataacgaAAATCGGGATCcggtaaaaatttatgtctaGAGACTTACTACTTGTCGAGATGTTTCCTCTGGAAGGAGCGTAATCCGGAGTGTCGGTCTCTGGGTACTCGGGCGATTCTCGGTTGGCCGGAATAAGTCAGTCCGTCAGGACCCTAGGCTGGTGGAACTGGAGAGTGATAATCCACGGAAGTACACCAGTGCACTCACTTCACTTGCGGTTCGCTTTTTGTTCAACACTTAATGTTTGTCCCGACTCGCACTCAAGCAATCGTGAAAAATTGTGAACTCGCGAAATTTTTGGACTCGTACTCGGTCAAGAGTAAAAAGCGGAAAAGCTGCTCGCGGTCTTTGGGATCGCGATTTTATACTCAATTTTCCGAAGGGAAGGGTTGAGGTGTAGGCGGTGTCATTCTTGGATTGGTGGGCCTTTTCAAAACCACCAAATTTGGAGCTTGTCTACTGGGAACtcgcgaaattattattttgtagaaatgACCAGCTATTGGTCCATCTCTTCTCGTCTCCGCCCGATTTGGTTTTGGTTTTGAGTATAGGAGAgggatgtttataatttttcgctCCTCTTATCTTTAGGTCACTCAAACAAACAAGCAAGCAAAAAAAAGGGTCTTTATGTCTTCCTGTAGAATTTTAGTGAGAAACATACTCTTATTGATTGAGCGCGGACAGCGTTTTTGctgtgaataataaatttttatagtttccgGAGGTTCGTTGtttgaagattttaatttctttaggTTTCAATATTTCCCTTTTCCTTTGCTTAGCGTCGGGTACCGATCCAGGGCATTGTTAGAGTAATGTTcggtaataaagttatttattatattttttattctagactCGACATTGCCCCAGACTTCCcaaaagaattaaatcatATCTAACGGTCGCTCTCAAAATAGTTTACAGATGGGGAACTATGCATTTGTTTGATCACTATTTCCTTcggtttatgtatttattattcctaaaaaaaaataaaattttaaattgtcgcTATATCTCACGAACTTGTGCGTGACGATAGAGCGATCCTTTGCAAACATTTCTTACTCTTGGCGACCGTTAGAGTACGATTTCTCTTACTTAATTGTTTTCCTTACAAGGACAACGAGAAGAAAAACGTTAAGTCCACCGGACGTAACAGTATACAACgcgaaatatttaagaaatattacacgccaacaaaaatttctaaaatatctatacaattaattgtggcaattaaatttcaacagataagtatattaattggtgtatatttaattaatatcttaattggtgtatattttgatatatttatagataattcACTGCTGTATTTGGATTACGAAACTGTAGCAATCAGTTTCAATTTTGCAATAGACAATAACGAAAATATTTCCCATTCTGCACCAGCAATCCAATCAATCTCGCTTACAAGTGCATCGACTTCATGGCAGAATAACagcagcgaaaaagaaaacCGCAATCCATGGTCCAAAGGACAAATATTATCGCTGATCGACTTGTATAAAACACatgaaaagtatttttaaaatatcacgttaaaaaaaataaagtgtggTTAATGATAAGTTAATGATAACTGAAATGAAAAGCCATACAATGGAACAATGTAAAAACAAGTTcaaatatttgaaacaaaaatacgtgaaaaaaaaagataacatgGGAACGAAAAGCAGCGGCGCATCACAGATTAAGTTtgacttttttaatgaaatggaTGAAATATTTCGGAATGAACCGAATGTCACTCCATTATGCACAGCTCCTTCCTCTCGAGGAAAAAGTAATATGAAATCAATAGAAGGTGTTGAAAACATCGATGATGACGAAAACTCGTCGATAAACCAATCAGATATCGAATCACCGCCACCGAAAAAACGCAAGACCAGCCagctagaaataaaattggagaacttcgaaaaaaatgtaaagggTAAAGAAGAAGAGAGGGGTAAGAGACATAAAGAGAATTTAGTAAGACAGGATCAGgtattacaaattatgaaagaaattgctgatagttttaaaatatttgtcaatAAAAAGTGAAAGGCTTTTCatgaaaactttataatatttttatatacagctGTTACTTCCCACTCGGCATgtaatgtttctaaaatattttatttgaaatgttaCACTGTATACAGCaatatcaaagaaatatttcacgaCTATTTCTGCAACACTTCTGCAATGTTTCAATGTCCGCGATCATTTCAAGTGCAAtctttttgaaagattttaataatatttcgataatattactgaaatatttttgaaacatatttatgCAGATAGCAGAaacatttcagaaaatatcttaaatacattttatccaAGAAATTGCagatacacttaaaaaatattactgtaatataataataataataataattaaaacaggatcgatgaaattgttaaatgtgaagataaaaatgaaattgccTATATTGGTTTATAGCGGGTTTTGGTACTgaataatttgtgtaatttttactatttcttaTGAACTATGTCGCATTCTTGTCAGTCTATATTTAATGACTGTTTCAAGACCGATAAAATGCGCACAGTTCATATATATgagttagaaataataaaaattatatcaaaattttttagcaccAAGATCTGTTATAGATCAATATAGGCGATCTTAtttgtattgtttatttttgacagtttCATCGgtcttatttcaattattattattgtattacaatattttttaaatttaagcaatcttatttttatgtaatacaacagttttaaaataaacatatttaaaaaatgtttaatacattgattgtgttaataaagatttactttaataaaggtttataatagatttacattattataaaaatttgtaacagaacatttccattttgtcataattttttaaaactttattttgttttagtaacattaaaaaaagatattcatCACTTGTTAcatgagaaaataataaaaaaaactaaataaatatttagagtgAATGCTCTAAAATGGgatcttctgttgacttcGGTGAAATTGGTGCAtcagctatccgttatattcagatcagtaagtacaaatttccaccgatgaatttcagagccacatgatgtacaaaatccgatcgtcattttccacgtggtgcagatcgggtcactttgatgacggcggtatgattgagttaaacacgaataaaattaatgtgcaatatcatattgatactcaaaattcatgatattcaaaaaatactgtatttagtcgctaaaataccttaaaatgcagtgcaaactagcgtgcaatcaacaaaaaacatcatatcgacatgtttttttttaaattgcttagaaaagaatgaactttaagaatttgaattaatattgtagtaagattttaaagagaaacttgtgcaaaatgataacaaacttttactttttttaattaaaaaacacatgtttggttttcatgcaatacaaaaggttcacacttaacaaatcaaactttcgcgtagggattctcaaagtagagtctttgctctttaatttaaaaaaaagtacatgtaatttggataatttttcgcaaagttgcatcactttgaatattgcctaaaaatcggtcaaaaattttgtttcgtttttttttgcgccagtgtagattattttaatagatgttgtcagaagaaTGAACCATATacagttaacttatatttttataaataaatataaagtattacaattttttactgattttcacatatgcgaaatagtatgtgaaatatgaaaagatctatttttgctctgttcgtaaaaaaattaagtagatgtcatttcttataattttttactattgttaatatgccatattgtttcaataagtgcAATGTTATCTTAATctccactttct includes the following:
- the LOC114254348 gene encoding uncharacterized protein LOC114254348, translating into MITEMKSHTMEQCKNKFKYLKQKYVKKKDNMGTKSSGASQIKFDFFNEMDEIFRNEPNVTPLCTAPSSRGKSNMKSIEGVENIDDDENSSINQSDIESPPPKKRKTSQLEIKLENFEKNVKGKEEERGKRHKENLVRQDQVLQIMKEIADSFKIFVNKK